A window of the Bacillus andreraoultii genome harbors these coding sequences:
- a CDS encoding YczI family protein: MLKTFRYILAAITFLLASYGLIMKDFKYGDLMIFFLGLMMLVMGIEEFRNERKLMGWWLIAVFLFSLFVSIEGFLLG, encoded by the coding sequence TTGTTAAAAACATTTCGTTATATACTAGCAGCAATAACGTTCTTACTTGCTTCTTACGGACTTATTATGAAGGATTTTAAGTATGGGGATCTAATGATTTTCTTCTTAGGTTTAATGATGTTGGTTATGGGAATCGAGGAATTTCGAAATGAGCGAAAATTAATGGGTTGGTGGCTAATTGCGGTTTTTCTATTTTCGTTGTTTGTATCAATAGAAGGTTTTTTATTAGGATGA
- a CDS encoding pyridoxamine 5'-phosphate oxidase family protein produces MPNKLKQEDIKILKELIKDVDIAMLTTVTEEGLVSRPMKTQEIEFDGDLWFFTKKETNKYEEISHDQDVNVVYVGESYVSVRGKAEIIEDVSIKKKLWSKAYEKMMQTSYDDPNVVLIKVKAEAAEYWETGNLTKQIAFLYKRMTGQNAKTTDVNETIELKE; encoded by the coding sequence ATGCCGAACAAGCTGAAACAGGAAGATATAAAAATTTTAAAAGAGTTAATCAAAGATGTAGACATCGCTATGTTAACTACTGTAACAGAAGAAGGCCTTGTTTCCCGTCCAATGAAAACACAAGAGATTGAGTTTGATGGTGACTTATGGTTTTTCACGAAAAAAGAGACAAATAAATATGAAGAAATTTCGCATGACCAAGATGTGAATGTGGTTTATGTAGGGGAATCCTATGTTTCCGTCAGAGGAAAAGCAGAAATCATTGAGGATGTAAGTATAAAAAAGAAATTATGGAGCAAAGCATATGAAAAAATGATGCAAACTTCTTATGATGATCCGAATGTTGTCTTAATAAAAGTAAAAGCAGAAGCGGCCGAATATTGGGAAACTGGCAATTTGACAAAGCAAATCGCCTTTCTTTATAAACGGATGACAGGGCAAAATGCGAAAACGACAGATGTGAATGAAACGATTGAATTAAAAGAATGA
- a CDS encoding DUF6843 domain-containing protein, translating into MNEQEGINQTYFLPNGFEGCVVINYNVKGAPPLKIENLSYFRNIKHNSRINLPY; encoded by the coding sequence ATGAATGAACAAGAAGGGATTAATCAAACCTATTTTTTACCAAATGGTTTCGAAGGGTGTGTCGTCATTAACTACAATGTGAAAGGTGCACCACCATTAAAAATAGAAAACTTATCGTACTTTCGCAACATCAAACATAATTCTCGAATAAATTTACCGTATTAA